A genomic window from Macaca mulatta isolate MMU2019108-1 chromosome 19, T2T-MMU8v2.0, whole genome shotgun sequence includes:
- the POP4 gene encoding ribonuclease P protein subunit p29 isoform X2 yields MSPQAREDQLQRKAVVLEYFTRHKRKEKKKKKAKGLSARQRRELRLFYIKPEQQRYSLFLPLHELWKQYIKDLCNGLKPDTQPQMIQAKLLKADLHGAIISVTKSKCPSYVGITGILLQETKHIFKIITKEDRLKVIPKLNCVFTVEIDGFISYIYGSKFQLRSSERSAKKFKAKGTIDL; encoded by the exons ATGAGCCCGCAGGCCCGCGAGGACCAGCTGCAGCGCAAGGCCGTGGTCCTGGAGTACTTCACCCGCCACAAGCgcaaggagaagaagaagaagaaagccaaAGGCCTCTCTGCCAGGCAAAGGAGGGAGCTGCGGCTCTTTTATATTAAACCAGAGCAGCAGAG ATACAgtcttttcctccctctccatGAACTCTGGAAACAGTACATCAAGGACCTGTGCAATGGGCTAAAGCCAGACAC GCAGCCACAGATGATTCAGGCCAAACTGTTAAAGGCAGATCTTCACGGGGCTATTATTTCAG TGACAAAATCCAAGTGCCCCTCTTATGTGGGTATTACAGGAATCCTTCTACAGGAAACAAAgcacattttcaaaattatcacCAAAGAAGACCGCCTGAAAG ttatccCCAAGCTAAACTGCGTGTTCACTGTGGAAATCGATGGCTTTATTTCCTACATTTACGGGAGCAAATTTCAGCTTCGGTCAAGTGAACGGTCTGCAAAGAAGTTCAAAGCGAAGGGAACGATTGACCTGTGA
- the POP4 gene encoding ribonuclease P protein subunit p29 isoform X1, whose product MKSVIYHALSQKEAKDSDVQPPGAQRAEAFVRAFLKRSTPGMSPQAREDQLQRKAVVLEYFTRHKRKEKKKKKAKGLSARQRRELRLFYIKPEQQRYSLFLPLHELWKQYIKDLCNGLKPDTQPQMIQAKLLKADLHGAIISVTKSKCPSYVGITGILLQETKHIFKIITKEDRLKVIPKLNCVFTVEIDGFISYIYGSKFQLRSSERSAKKFKAKGTIDL is encoded by the exons CCTCCAGGAGCACAGCGGGCCGAGGCCTTCGTGAGGGCCTTCCTGAAGCGCAGCACACCCGGCATGAGCCCGCAGGCCCGCGAGGACCAGCTGCAGCGCAAGGCCGTGGTCCTGGAGTACTTCACCCGCCACAAGCgcaaggagaagaagaagaagaaagccaaAGGCCTCTCTGCCAGGCAAAGGAGGGAGCTGCGGCTCTTTTATATTAAACCAGAGCAGCAGAG ATACAgtcttttcctccctctccatGAACTCTGGAAACAGTACATCAAGGACCTGTGCAATGGGCTAAAGCCAGACAC GCAGCCACAGATGATTCAGGCCAAACTGTTAAAGGCAGATCTTCACGGGGCTATTATTTCAG TGACAAAATCCAAGTGCCCCTCTTATGTGGGTATTACAGGAATCCTTCTACAGGAAACAAAgcacattttcaaaattatcacCAAAGAAGACCGCCTGAAAG ttatccCCAAGCTAAACTGCGTGTTCACTGTGGAAATCGATGGCTTTATTTCCTACATTTACGGGAGCAAATTTCAGCTTCGGTCAAGTGAACGGTCTGCAAAGAAGTTCAAAGCGAAGGGAACGATTGACCTGTGA